A genome region from Blautia coccoides includes the following:
- a CDS encoding IS110 family transposase codes for MNCNTQNTKIASITEKTLIVGIDVGSETHYARAFDWRNFEFTRKPLIFSNTQAGFLTFKAWIEEIQEKNGKTAVIPGMEPTGHYWFALGKFLQDNGMKPVHVNPHHVKKSKELDDNNPNKNDRKDPKTIAALVNEGRFSYPYIPTGIYAEMRSLSNLRFQTQEEVTRIKNRIARWFAIYFPEYKDVYRDLKAVSGRMILKAAPLPEDIGKLGVEGVNQIWRDAKLRGAGMKRAKTLVSAAEHSVGSKEAPEAARMELKNLLDDMDVYTSRLEELVQKIEGKLKEIPYIDKLLEIKGIGMVTVSGFIAEVGDIRRFDNPKQLQKLAGYAIVANDSGKHNGESRISYRGRKRLRYVLYEAAISLVGKNAEFREIHEYYRTRKENPLKKMQSVVAVACKVIRVFYTILTKGVDYDAARLLGDIKHPQMQTA; via the coding sequence ATGAATTGTAACACACAGAACACAAAAATTGCATCCATAACTGAAAAAACTTTGATCGTTGGTATTGATGTCGGAAGCGAAACGCACTATGCGAGAGCATTTGACTGGAGAAATTTCGAGTTTACCAGAAAACCTTTGATTTTCAGCAATACACAAGCAGGGTTCCTTACATTTAAGGCATGGATCGAGGAAATACAAGAAAAGAATGGTAAAACCGCTGTAATTCCCGGAATGGAGCCAACAGGACACTATTGGTTCGCTTTAGGAAAGTTCCTGCAGGACAACGGAATGAAACCTGTGCATGTAAATCCCCATCATGTCAAGAAATCCAAGGAACTGGATGATAACAATCCTAATAAAAATGACCGCAAAGATCCAAAGACGATTGCCGCACTGGTGAATGAGGGACGTTTTTCCTACCCTTATATACCAACCGGGATTTATGCAGAGATGAGAAGCTTATCCAATCTACGCTTCCAGACACAGGAGGAAGTTACCCGGATCAAGAACCGCATTGCCAGATGGTTTGCCATTTACTTTCCTGAATACAAAGACGTTTATAGGGATTTAAAGGCAGTCAGCGGGCGGATGATACTGAAGGCAGCGCCGCTGCCGGAGGACATCGGGAAGTTGGGCGTGGAAGGTGTAAACCAGATCTGGAGAGACGCAAAGCTGAGAGGGGCTGGAATGAAGAGGGCAAAGACCCTGGTATCAGCTGCAGAGCACAGCGTAGGCAGTAAGGAAGCACCGGAGGCAGCGAGAATGGAACTGAAAAATCTGCTGGACGACATGGATGTATATACATCAAGACTGGAAGAACTGGTGCAAAAGATAGAAGGTAAGCTGAAAGAAATACCATATATAGATAAGCTGCTGGAGATCAAAGGGATCGGTATGGTGACAGTAAGTGGATTTATTGCAGAGGTGGGCGACATTAGACGTTTTGACAACCCCAAACAGCTGCAAAAGCTTGCAGGCTATGCGATCGTGGCGAACGATTCAGGCAAGCATAATGGAGAGAGCCGTATCAGCTACCGAGGAAGAAAACGACTGAGATATGTACTGTATGAAGCGGCGATATCACTAGTCGGAAAGAATGCGGAATTTCGAGAGATCCATGAATACTATCGGACGAGAAAAGAGAATCCGCTGAAAAAGATGCAGTCAGTAGTGGCAGTGGCATGTAAGGTGATCAGGGTGTTTTATACGATCCTGACAAAAGGAGTCGATTATGACGCTGCAAGGCTGCTGGGTGATATCAAGCATCCGCAGATGCAGACAGCATAA